One segment of Mycolicibacterium neworleansense DNA contains the following:
- the speB gene encoding agmatinase encodes MTAPIGPVDASKIPRFAGPATFARLPRLDQVTKADVVVAGVPFDSGVSYRPGARFGPTHVRESSRLLRPYNPAMDVSPFELIQVADAGDIAVNPFNIHEAIETIEGAARDLTSDGTKLVTIGGDHTIALPLLRAAAAKHGPVALVHFDAHLDTWDTYFGAEYTHGTPFRRAVEEGILDTEALSHVGTRGPLYGKKDLEDDRRFGFGIVTSSDVYYQGVREVVDKLRRRLGNRPVYVSIDIDVLDPAHAPGTGTPEAGGMTSRELLEILRGFRGLNLVGADVVEVAPAYDHAEITGVAASHVAYDLVSLLALGPDA; translated from the coding sequence ATGACCGCCCCGATCGGCCCCGTCGACGCATCGAAGATCCCCCGCTTCGCCGGTCCGGCCACCTTCGCCCGCCTGCCGCGTCTGGACCAAGTGACCAAGGCCGACGTCGTCGTGGCCGGGGTCCCCTTCGACTCGGGCGTCTCCTACCGGCCGGGCGCCCGGTTCGGCCCCACCCACGTCCGCGAGTCCTCGCGGCTGCTGCGTCCGTACAACCCTGCCATGGACGTGTCCCCCTTCGAACTCATCCAGGTCGCCGACGCCGGCGATATCGCGGTGAACCCCTTCAACATTCACGAGGCCATCGAGACCATCGAAGGCGCGGCTCGCGACCTCACCTCCGACGGCACCAAACTGGTGACCATCGGCGGTGACCACACCATCGCGCTGCCGCTGTTGCGCGCCGCCGCTGCCAAGCACGGCCCGGTCGCTTTGGTCCACTTCGATGCCCACCTGGACACCTGGGACACCTACTTCGGTGCCGAATACACCCACGGCACCCCGTTCCGGCGCGCCGTCGAGGAGGGCATTCTCGACACCGAGGCGCTGTCACACGTGGGCACCCGCGGCCCGCTGTACGGCAAGAAGGACCTGGAGGACGACCGCCGGTTCGGGTTCGGCATCGTCACCTCCTCCGACGTGTACTACCAAGGCGTACGCGAGGTCGTCGACAAGCTGCGACGGCGCCTGGGCAACCGTCCGGTGTACGTGTCGATCGACATCGACGTGCTCGACCCGGCCCACGCCCCCGGCACCGGCACCCCGGAGGCCGGCGGCATGACCAGCCGCGAGCTGCTGGAGATCCTGCGCGGGTTCCGAGGACTCAACCTGGTCGGCGCCGACGTGGTCGAGGTGGCCCCCGCCTATGACCACGCCGAGATCACCGGTGTGGCCGCGTCGCATGTCGCCTACGACCTGGTGTCCCTGCTGGCTTTGGGGCCCGATGCGTAA
- a CDS encoding Lrp/AsnC family transcriptional regulator, producing the protein MDEVDEAIISLLEGDGRLTHRDIAQRVGLSRSAAAARTQRLIDGGQVVIRGVVHPAVLGRGALAHVSVLVDGPVARIATTLARRVDVAFLSLTSGAYGLIAEVRVGSIRDIDGVIAELRAMAGVVGVDTLTYVEVLRDVVGPVGDVSVEVDDLDLALLRALQDDGRASYVDLAETVGLSPAGARRRVVRLLESQVVRVGAVVRHSGQDRQSALGLGIRLTGAGDEVVAALLSMRSVIFVARTLGRFDLLVTVRAFSAAQLVEILDAVRALPGVGVVDSWVHLDVVKESYASGLDVLESGSA; encoded by the coding sequence ATGGACGAGGTTGACGAGGCGATCATCAGCCTGTTGGAGGGCGACGGGCGGCTGACTCACCGCGATATCGCACAGCGCGTGGGACTGTCGCGATCGGCGGCGGCTGCCCGGACACAGCGCCTCATCGATGGCGGGCAGGTCGTGATCCGCGGTGTCGTGCATCCCGCGGTGCTCGGCCGCGGCGCGCTGGCCCATGTGAGCGTGCTGGTCGATGGACCGGTGGCGCGGATCGCCACCACCCTGGCGCGGCGCGTCGACGTGGCCTTCCTGTCACTGACGAGCGGTGCCTACGGCTTGATCGCGGAGGTGCGGGTCGGGTCGATCCGCGATATCGACGGCGTGATCGCCGAGTTGCGCGCGATGGCGGGAGTGGTGGGTGTCGACACGCTCACCTACGTCGAGGTGCTGCGCGACGTCGTCGGACCCGTCGGTGATGTCAGCGTCGAGGTCGACGATCTGGATCTGGCCCTGCTGCGCGCCCTCCAGGATGACGGACGCGCCTCCTACGTCGATCTCGCCGAGACGGTGGGGCTTTCACCCGCCGGTGCGCGACGTCGGGTGGTGCGGCTGCTCGAATCGCAGGTGGTGCGCGTCGGGGCGGTCGTGCGGCATTCCGGGCAGGATCGGCAGAGTGCGCTCGGACTCGGTATCCGGCTGACCGGAGCCGGGGACGAGGTGGTGGCGGCCCTGCTGAGCATGCGGTCGGTGATCTTCGTGGCCCGCACGCTGGGCCGGTTCGATCTATTGGTCACGGTGCGGGCGTTCTCGGCCGCGCAATTGGTCGAGATCCTCGACGCCGTGCGTGCCCTGCCCGGCGTCGGTGTCGTCGACAGCTGGGTACATCTGGACGTGGTCAAGGAGAGCTATGCCTCGGGTCTGGACGTCTTGGAATCGGGGTCCGCGTAA